A region from the Gallaecimonas xiamenensis 3-C-1 genome encodes:
- a CDS encoding NAD(P)/FAD-dependent oxidoreductase, whose translation MKRIAVVGSGIAGMSAAYYLSRHHDVSLFEADQRLGGHTHTVDLDHGGEKSAIDTGFIVFNDRTYPHFQHLLGELGVAYQPTEMSFSVRSDQQNLEYNGHSLATLFAQKRNLLRPKFWALIRDILKFNKAAKAELHSPSAQTLGAFLDKNGFGRWFVDCYLLPMGAAIWSMGLDEMRDFPLQFFARFFENHGLLDVANRPQWFTIEGGSRSYIGPLTAPYRQQIHLATPIHGITRLAQGVRLTSGQQSWDFDEVVLACHADQALAMLSEPSDGEKAVLGALGYSDNDVVLHTDQGHLPKRRRAWASWNYRLGRGRGKAVVTYQMNILQRLAKQHQYLVTLNDEVDESQVLGRYRYSHPVYTLAAIDAQQQWQRISGQGGIHYCGAYWFNGFHEDGVRSALRVCDALGATP comes from the coding sequence CATACGGTGGATCTGGACCATGGCGGGGAAAAGAGCGCCATCGACACCGGTTTTATCGTCTTTAACGACAGGACCTACCCCCATTTCCAGCACCTTTTGGGGGAGCTGGGGGTGGCTTATCAGCCCACCGAGATGAGCTTTTCGGTGCGCAGTGACCAGCAAAACCTCGAATACAACGGCCACAGCCTGGCCACCCTGTTTGCCCAGAAACGCAACCTGCTGCGCCCCAAGTTCTGGGCCCTTATCAGGGATATCCTCAAATTCAACAAGGCCGCCAAGGCCGAGCTGCACAGCCCCAGCGCCCAGACCCTGGGCGCCTTTTTGGATAAGAACGGCTTTGGCCGCTGGTTTGTGGACTGCTACTTGCTGCCCATGGGGGCGGCTATCTGGTCCATGGGCCTGGATGAAATGCGGGACTTCCCCCTGCAGTTTTTTGCCCGCTTTTTTGAAAACCACGGCCTGCTGGACGTGGCCAACCGCCCTCAGTGGTTCACCATCGAAGGGGGCTCGCGCAGCTACATAGGGCCGCTGACGGCCCCTTATCGCCAGCAAATCCACCTGGCCACCCCCATCCACGGCATTACCCGCCTGGCGCAAGGGGTCAGGCTGACCAGTGGCCAGCAGAGCTGGGACTTTGACGAGGTGGTACTGGCCTGCCATGCCGACCAGGCCCTGGCCATGCTTAGCGAACCTAGCGACGGAGAAAAGGCGGTGCTGGGCGCCCTGGGTTACAGTGATAACGATGTAGTGTTACACACCGACCAGGGCCACCTGCCCAAGCGCCGCCGCGCCTGGGCCAGTTGGAACTACCGTCTGGGGCGGGGCCGGGGCAAGGCGGTAGTGACCTACCAGATGAATATCCTGCAGCGCCTGGCCAAGCAACATCAGTACCTGGTGACCCTGAACGACGAGGTGGACGAAAGCCAGGTGCTGGGCCGCTACCGTTACAGTCACCCGGTTTACACTTTGGCCGCCATCGACGCCCAGCAGCAGTGGCAGCGCATCTCGGGGCAGGGGGGTATTCATTACTGCGGCGCCTACTGGTTTAACGGCTTTCACGAAGACGGGGTGCGCAGCGCCCTGCGGGTGTGCGACGCCCTAGGAGCCACCCCATGA